A single region of the Brachypodium distachyon strain Bd21 chromosome 3, Brachypodium_distachyon_v3.0, whole genome shotgun sequence genome encodes:
- the LOC100838919 gene encoding protein PAF1 homolog: protein MAYRPYPPPQGGFPPQPPPMNPYGPPPPPPQQAGYGHMPPRPPFHAPPPPPPGPPPPHQPQYNFAHAPPQHQQQPPPPPQMYYQPPPPPYSGNNNQAPPPPPPMSPPPSAPPPPPAQPPREAPPPPKEQQAKAALPRVETEEERRARKKREYEKQKVEERKQQQMMRQSQASILQKTQQVRAAQQQQPQSRHHQPSGGTRAATTTSRPASAPNTERFENRLKKPTTFLCKHKFRNELPDPSAQLKWLPLNKDKDRYTKYRITSLEKNYMPKMIVPEDLGIPLDLLDMSVYNPPAVQPRMAPEDEELLRDDEVLTPVKPEGIRKKERPTDKGMSWLVKTQYISPLSTDAAKMSMTEKQAKERRESREGRDVLENLNDRQKRIKAIAESFKSAKSRPVHQTKPGMEPEFVLPLVPDFDRYNNPFVMVNFDGDPTADSEQYNKLERSVRDECESRALMKSFQVSGSDPTKQEKFLAYMAPAPHELVKDLDDEIEDVQYSWIREYHWEVRGDDKNDPTTYLVAFDDDGAKYLPLPTKLVLQKKKAKEGRSGDEIEHFPVPSRITVDRTLHGDAMERGESSSMHGNLKRQRSSLDDDLDEHPKHSRAEDMDQDSEEYSD, encoded by the exons CCCGCCGCACCAGCCTCAGTACAACTTCGCCCACGCGCCCCCGCAGCATCaacagcagccgccgccaccgccccaGATGTATTACCagcccccaccgccgccgtacAGCGGGAACAACAACCAAGCGCCCCCACCCCCGCCACCAATGTCTCCCCCGCCTtcagcgccgccaccacctccggcTCAGCCCCCTCGGgaagccccgccgcccccgaaAGAGCAGCAGGCCAAGGCAGCACTCCCGAGAgtggagacggaggaggagcggcgggcgcggaagaagCGTGAGTATGAGAAGCAGAAGGTGGAGGagcggaagcagcagcagatgatgCGTCAGTCGCAGGCCTCAATTCTGCAGAAGACACAGCAGGTGCGTGCCgcacaacagcagcagccgcagagCCGCCACCACCAGCCATCAGGTGGAACCCGGGCGGCGACAACTACGTCACGCCCAGCCTCAGCGCCGAACACTGAGAGGTTCGAGAATCGTCTCAAGAAGCCAACAACATTCCTCTGCAAGCACAA GTTTAGGAATGAACTGCCAGACCCTAGTGCTCAGCTGAAATGGCTGCCTCTGAATAAGGACAAGGACCG ATATACCAAGTACAGGATCACCTCATTGGAGAAAAACTATATGCCCAAAATGATTGTCCCTGAGGACCTTGGAATACCTCTCGACCTACTTGATATGAGTGTATACAA CCCTCCCGCTGTTCAGCCACGCATGGCTCCAGAAGATGAAGAGCTATTGCGTGATGATGAGGTTCTCACCCCTGTTAAACCAGAAGGCATAAGGAAAAAGGAGAGGCCAACCGACAAAGGGATGTCTTGGCTGGTCAAAACACAGTACATTTCTCCACTTAGTACTGATGCAGCTAAAATG TCCATGACTGAAAAGCAAGCGAAGGAAAGGCGAGAATCAAGGGAGGGCCGTGATGTCCTGGAAAATCTGAATGATAG ACAGAAACGGATCAAAGCCATTGCAGAATCCTTCAAATCAGCAAAATCACGCCCTGTTCATCAGACTAAACCTGGGATGGAACCAGAGTTTGTTCTCCCTTTGGTACCTGATTTTGATAG GTATAACAATCCATTTGTTATGGTTAATTTTGATGGCGACCCTACTGCTGATTCAGAGCAGTATAACAAGCTAGAGAGATCTGTACGTGATGAATGTGAATCCCGG GCTCTGATGAAAAGCTTTCAAGTCAGTGGTTCAGACCCTACAAAACAAGAGAAATTTCTAGCATACATGGCTCCAGCACCCCATGAG CTTGTCAAGGACTTGGATGATGAAATTGAAGATGTTCAGTACTCCTGGATTAGAGAATATCACTGGGAA GTAAGGGGGGATGACAAAAATGATCCCACTACATACCTTGTCGCgtttgatgatgatggtgcAAAATATTTG CCTCTTCCTACTAAGCTAGtattgcagaagaagaaagctaaAGAGGGGAGATCCGGGGATGAAATCGAGCATTTTCCAGTGCCTTCCAGAATTACTGTGGACAGGACACTACATGGTGATGCAATGGAGCGCGGAGAATCTTCCAGCATGCAT GGTAATTTAAAGCGACAAAGATCTTCTTTGgacgatgatcttgatgagcATCCAAAGCATTCTCGTGCAGAAGATATGGACCAAGATAGTGAAGAATATTCCGATTGA
- the MPK11 gene encoding uncharacterized protein LOC100839224, whose product MRMEGGGAGPAAAAAAGGAHGLGEAQIKGTLTHGGRYVQYNVYGNLFEVSAKYVPPIRPVGRGACGIICAAINVQTREEVAIKKIGNAFDNQIDAKRTLREVKLLRHMNHENVISIKDIIRPPRRENFNDVYIVYELMDTDLHHLLRSNQPLTDDHCQYFLYQVLRGLKYVHSANVLHRDLRPSNLLLNAKCDLKIGDFGLARTTTETDFMMEYVVTRWYRAPELLLNCSEYTGAIDMWSVGCILGEIATREPLFPGKDYVHQLRLITELLGSPDDTSLGFLRSDNARRYVRSLPQYPKQQFRSRFPNMSSGAMDLLERMLVFDPNKRITVDEALCHPYLASLHEINDEPVCPAPFSFDFEQPSFTEEDIKELIWRESVKFNPEPIH is encoded by the exons ATGCGCatggaaggcggcggcgccgggccggcggcagcagcagcagcaggaggagccCATGGCCTCGGCGAGGCGCAGATCAAGGGCACGCTCACCCACGGCGGCAGGTACGTGCAGTACAACGTCTACGGCAACCTCTTCGAGGTCTCCGCCAAGTACGTCCCGCCCATCCGTCCCGTCGGCCGCGGCGCCTGCGGCATCATCTG TGCTGCTATCAACGTGCAGACTCGCGAGGAGGTCGCCATCAAGAAGATCGGCAACGCGTTCGACAACCAGATCGACGCCAAGCGCACTTTGCGAGAAGTGAAGCTGCTTCGACACATGAATCATGAGAAT GTGATTTCAATCAAGGACATCATACGCCCGCCAAGGCGGGAGAATTTTAACGATGTTTACATCGTTTACGAGCTGATGGACACTGATCTTCACCACCTTCTTAGATCAAACCAGCCACTCACAGATGATCACTGTCAG TATTTTCTCTACCAAGTGCTCAGAGGATTAAAGTATGTGCACTCAGCGAATGTCTTGCACCGAGACCTTAGGCCGAGCAATCTGTTACTGAATGCCAAATGTGACCTCAAGATTGGGGACTTTGGGCTGGCGAGGACCACCACTGAGACTGACTTCATGATGGAGTATGTTGTTACCCGGTGGTATCGGGCGCCAGAGCTCCTTCTTAACTGCTCGGAGTACACCGGAGCTATTGATATGTGGTCAGTCGGCTGCATCCTTGGTGAGATTGCAACAAGAGAGCCTCTGTTTCCTGGAAAAGATTACGTTCATCAGCTGAGGCTAATTACCGAG CTGCTAGGCTCACCAGACGACACCAGCCTAGGGTTTCTTCGGAGCGATAATGCCCGCAGATATGTCAGGTCTCTTCCTCAATACCCCAAGCAACAATTTCGTTCACGGTTCCCAAATATGTCCAGTGGCGCCATGGATTTGCTTGAGAGGATGCTTGTATTTGATCCAAACAAGAGGATTACTG TTGACGAGGCTCTGTGCCATCCCTACTTGGCATCCCTTCATGAGATAAACGATGAACCTGTCTGCCCAGCGCCTTTCAGCTTTGATTTCGAGCAGCCATCATTTACCGAGGAAGATATCAAAGAACTCATTTGGAGGGAATCTGTCAAGTTCAACCCTGAACCGATTCACTGA